The Ananas comosus cultivar F153 linkage group 2, ASM154086v1, whole genome shotgun sequence genome contains a region encoding:
- the LOC109706929 gene encoding histone H4 — translation MSGRGKGGKGLGKGGAKRHRKVLRDNIQGITKPAIRRLARRGGVKRISGLIYEETRGVLKIFLENVIRDAVTYTEHARRKTVTAMDVVYALKRQGRTLYGFGG, via the coding sequence ATGTCGGGGAGGGGGAAAGGGGGGAAGGGGTTGGGAAAGGGAGGGGCGAAGCGCCACCGCAAGGTTCTCCGGGACAACATCCAGGGGATCACGAAGCCGGCGATCCGGCGCCtggcgcggcgcggcggcgtgAAGCGCATCAGCGGCCTCATCTATGAGGAGACGCGCGGCGTGCTCAAGATCTTCCTCGAGAACGTCATCCGCGACGCCGTCACCTACACTGAGCACGCCCGCCGCAAGACCGTCACCGCCATGGACGTCGTCTACGCCCTCAAGCGCCAGGGCCGCACCCTCTATGGCTTCGGTGGTTGa
- the LOC109725625 gene encoding beta-1,3-galactosyltransferase pvg3-like yields MGFITPRTSSPYTITLLLIPPALLALTYLIPLPDFFAPCAAPLLLSSSSSTPSPPPDPEFRLLIGILTLPNRYARRHLLRHVYSLQQPTSPSSVARVDVRFVFCNVTDEVDATLVALEAARYGDVVVLGCDESMNTGKTYTFFASLPDMLDGDGGDGSTTSRRAPYDYVMKTDDDTYFRLDRLVTSLRGQPTEDFYYGAGLPFADPKFPPFMLGMGYILSWDLVEWIATSDIPRKNAVGPEDMLTGKWLNTGNKARNRYNTVPYMYDYKGPTSGDFLVDTIAVHQLKENSRWAHTLKHFNVTKGLEKPSKFYHFS; encoded by the exons ATGGGGTTCATCACCCCAAGAACATCATCTCCTTACACCATAACTCTCCTCCTCATCCCCCCAGCTTTGCTTGCCCTGACTTATCTCATCCCCCTCCCCGACTTCTTCGCCCCCTGCGCCGCTCCGCTGctgttgtcgtcgtcgtcgtcgacccCGTCCCCTCCCCCCGACCCCGAATTCCGCCTCCTCATCGGCATCCTCACCCTCCCCAACCGCTACGcccgccgccacctcctccgccaCGTCTACTCCCTCCAGCAACCGACGAGCCCCTCCTCCGTCGCCCGCGTCGACGTCCGCTTCGTCTTCTGCAACGTCACCGACGAGGTCGACGCCACGCTCGTCGCCCTCGAGGCCGCGCGCTACGGCGACGTCGTCGTCCTCGGCTGCGACGAGAGCATGAACACCGGAAAGACGTACACGTTCTTCGCGAGCCTCCCCGACATGctcgacggcgacggcggcgacggcagcaCGACGAGTCGGCGGGCGCCGTATGATTACGTGATGAAGACGGACGACGACACGTACTTCCGTCTGGACCGATTGGTGACGTCACTGCGCGGCCAGCCGACGGAGGACTTCTACTACGGCGCCGGCCTCCCCTTCGCCGACCCCAAATTCCCCCCCTTCATGCTCGGCATGGG GTATATATTATCGTGGGATTTGGTGGAATGGATTGCCACGTCGGATATTCCACGTAAGAACGCGGTGGGGCCCGAGGACATGTTAACGGGGAAATGGTTAAATACGGGGAATAAGGCGAGGAATAGGTATAATACGGTCCCGTATATGTACGATTACAAGGGCCCTACTTCGGGGGACTTTTTGGTGGACACCATAGCGGTGCACCAGCTCAAGGAGAATTCGAGGTGGGCCCACACGTTGAAGCACTTTAACGTTACCAAGGGATTAGAAAAACCCTCTAAATTTTAccatttttcttaa
- the LOC109725634 gene encoding LOW QUALITY PROTEIN: DNA repair protein XRCC3 homolog (The sequence of the model RefSeq protein was modified relative to this genomic sequence to represent the inferred CDS: inserted 2 bases in 1 codon) — MLHHDDEDEDEDEAMAMTMLRPQNPLHLPTEKLSLGCPVLDRLLHGGLPCGSLTELVGESSSGKTQLSLQLLLSSPSTSLFIHSPFPFPLRRLLSLPHPHAINDPNSLDRILLAPAHSPSHLLSLLSRAPRFRLLVVDSLASLFRSEFDPTPIAMARRTSLLFEVASMLKSLALRFGAAAVVTNHVVXWSSGRRVAPALGISWANCVNTRIFLSRSEEVVEGSGDDGVTMRTRTRRRLQVVFAPHLPESSCEFVIRKEGVFGIEPHRILVPPHVYRHIHVNS; from the exons ATGCTCCACCACGACGACGAGGACGAAGACGAGGATGAAGCCATGGCCATGACGATGCTCCGACCCCAAAACCCTCTCCACCTCCCAACCGAAAAGCTCTCCCTCGGTTGCCCCGTCCTCGACCGCCTCCTCCATGGCGGCCTCCCCTGCGGCTCCCTCACCGAGCTCGTCGGCGAATCTAGCTCCGGTAAAACCCAGCTCTCCCTCCaactcctcctctcctccccctccaccTCCCTCTTCATCCActcccccttccccttccccctccgtcgcctcctctccctcccccatCCCCACGCCATTAACGACCCCAACTCCCTCGATCGCATCCTCCTCGCTCCCGCTCACTCCCCCTCCCaccttctctccctcctctcccgcGCCCCCCGCTTCCGCCTCCTCGTCGTCGACTCCCTCGCCTCACTCTTCCGCTCCGAGTTCGATCCCACCCCGATCGCCATGGCCCGCCGCACCTCCCTCCTCTTTGAAGTAGCCTCCATGCTCAAATCCCTCGCCCTCCGCTTCGGCGCCGCCGCTGTCGTCACCAACCACGTCGT GTGGTCGTCGGGGCGCAGGGTGGCCCCTGCGCTCGGGATCTCGTGGGCGAATTGCGTGAACACGAGGATCTTCTTGTCGAGGAGCGAGGAGGTTGTTGAGGGTTCGGGGGACGATGGGGTTACGatgaggacgaggacgaggaggaggctGCAAGTGGTGTTTGCGCCGCACTTGCCGGAGTCATCGTGCGAGTTCGTGATCCGGAAGGAAGGGGTCTTCGGCATAGAACCGCACAG AATCCTCGTTCCACCACACGTATATAGACATATACATGTAAACTCCTGA
- the LOC109706465 gene encoding 1-(5-phosphoribosyl)-5-[(5-phosphoribosylamino)methylideneamino] imidazole-4-carboxamide isomerase, chloroplastic-like, translated as MATRTIFGARARVPPSPLNPIPDRRNPNGKPLSLPTRRSNGVDRVSLVACAVRFRPCIDIHKGKVKQIVGSTLRDTVVDGTALVTNFESDKSPAEFANLYKEDGLTGGHVIMLGADDASRVAALEALHAYPGGMQLGGGINSDNAMTYIKEGASHVIVTSYVFSNGQMNLERLKHLVGMIGKQRLVLDLSCRKKNGKYAIVTDRWQKFSDVILEEQTLEFLATYADEFLVHGVDVEGKRLGIDEELVTLLGCYSPIPVTYAGGVSTMEELDRIKTAGKGHVDVTVGSSLDIFGGNLQYEDVVAWHNNQQLMVTQ; from the exons ATGGCGACGCGCACGATTTTTGGCGCGAGAGCGAGGGTCCCTCCCTCTCCCCTCAACCCCATCCCTGATCGGAGAAACCCTAACGgtaaacccctctctctcccaacTCGTCGATCCAACGGCGTAGATCGCGTCTCCCTCGTTGCATGCGCCGTTCGATTCAGACCCTGCATCGACATCCACAAG GGGAAAGTGAAGCAGATCGTGGGATCCACGCTAAGGGATACGGTGGTGGATGGTACGGCTCTTGTGACGAATTTTGAATCGGATAAGTCTCCGGCGGAGTTCGCGAATCTATACAAGGAGGATGGGCTCACGGGGGGCCATGTTATAATGCTCGGGGCCGATGATGCGAGCCGAGTCGCGGCATTGGAGGCATTGCATGCTTATCCTG GTGGCATGCAACTTGGAGGTGGGATCAATTCGGACAATGCCATGACTTATATCAAGGAAGGTGCAAGCCACGTGATTGTTACATCA TATGTTTTCAGTAATGGACAAATGAACCTTGAACGGCTTAAACATCTTGTTGGTATGATTGGAAAGCAAAGGCTTGTCTTGGATCTTAGTTGTAGAAAGAAG AATGGTAAATACGCCATTGTTACTGACAGATGGCAGAAATTCAGTGATGTCATTCTAGAAGAGCAGACATTGGAATTTCTTGCGACCTATGCAGATGAGTTTTTGGTTCATGGAGTTGACGTGGAGGGGAAAAG GCTAGGAATTGATGAGGAGCTTGTGACACTGCTTGGATGCTACTCACCT ATTCCGGTAACTTATGCTGGCGGGGTCTCAACAATGGAAGAGCTGGATAGGATAAAAACCGCTGGCAAGGGCCACGTTGATGTTACAGTTGGAAGTTCTCTCGATATATTTGGGGGCAATCTACAATACGAGGATGTCGTGGCTTGGCATAACAATCAACAACTTATGGTTACCCAATAA